The Oncorhynchus masou masou isolate Uvic2021 chromosome 2, UVic_Omas_1.1, whole genome shotgun sequence genomic sequence cctgattgagaaccttaaccggccaaaacaaagaaatacaaacacatagaaaaagaagatagaatgcccacccaaatcacaccctgaccaacccaataatagagacataaaaagctctctacggtcagggctcatgtgaaatccgtagattatttccgtatgaactgtaactcagaagaatatttgaaattgttgcatgttgcgtttatatttttgtttagtatagccAGATGCTCTGACACAATATTAATATTAACatgaaattagattttttttaaataaaaaatccaGGAATACCTTTCAGAAATTTTCATTTCTTTTTGCTTTGGAAATTCATATTTTCTAAAAGCAAAAGTTATGTTTAGAAAGAAATACAGAACACCAATATGCTTTCAAATGTTGTGTATTCTAAGGAATTCACAATTCTAATCTTTATTTCACGGTCTTTATAAAATGTCTGCTCAAACAGACGTAGGAGATAGGCATCATATGTCCTGTTTTTTTTTCAGTTCTCACATGCACTGCAAAACAACCAATAAAAACGCAGCTCTCGTTTTATGTAGGCTGCAGCCTATAAAAACGGTATTTTCCTCCTCGTTTTGTCTTCACGCGAACATGTAAGATTTAACATGTTATTGAAGTTGTCTGGTTAAGCtaatataattttaaaaaatggggACCATGCAACCCGAATCTTTATTGATGGGTGCTGGATCTTCCAGGGCCGTCACTTCGCATTGGAAATCGAATGAGATGCTCAACTGGTCTGTGGTTACCCAGGGAAACGCCACAGCTCTTGGCGATCTGGAGATGCCTGCGAACCCGCGTTCGCATTATGGACAATTCTCTCCGTCTACCTCGGTGTTCTTGGCCGTGCTCATGACGCTTCTGGTCTTCACCACTGTGCTAGGCAACGCACTTGTGATATTAGCCTTTGTGGTGGAGAAAAGTTTGCGAACTCAAGGGAACTTTTTCTTTTTTAATTTGGCCATTGCCGACTTACTCGTTGGTGAGTGCGTAAATGTGTTGCGTGAGCAAATGCATTGTGTGCCACTGTTGTAAAGGTATACATACTGTTGTGCATGATTCATAAGCAACTGCTGCCCATACATATTTTCTCTCTGTAATGTTCTATATTGCCTAAATATTTTAAAACGCGTTTCATATGCGTGTTTAATTAATAGTCGTGCGTAACATTTGTGTTCCATCCCACCTGCAGGAGGCTTTTGCATTCCTGCGTATATCCCCTATGTCATTACCGGCGAGTGGGGACTCGGACGAGGTCTGTGCAAGATATGGCTGGTGGTGGACTATACTTTATGCACGGCATCAGTGTTCAACATCGTCCTGATCAGCTTCGACAGATTTATATCTGTCACCAGAGCGGTGAGAGCATTTAGGCACGGGTTATCCTTTCCTGCAGCAGGTTTCCCTTTCAACTGCCTGCTAGTGATGGGAGTAATGAAATTTAAAGCCATATCAAAAATGataactgaaatattttatttagTGCACCAAGAACCTGTGTACACTCCATTTCAAACATGCCACCATTCCTTTCTTTCTGTATCAGGTGAGCTACAGGTGTCAGAAAGGTGTGACCCGGGAGGCTGTTCTGAAGATGCTGAGTGTTTGGCTGGCTGCTTTCCTACTCTATGGGCCAGCGATCATTATCTGGGAGTACATCGCTGGTAGTAGCGTGGTGCCTGACAAAGAGTGCCACGCAGAGTTTTACTTCAACTGGTATTTCTTGATGACAGCATCCACTGTTGAGTTTTTCACCCCATTTGTTACTGTCATGTACTTCAACATCAGCATCTACATCAACATCAGGAGGCGGAACCAGGTGAGGGATGAGCAGCCCGTCGAGGGGCCTGGGGACAGTGAGATGGAGGCCCTGAAAGCTGGAGTTACGCGTGTATTCTTCGTCAGACCAGTGGACGGTGAAGCTCCAAGTATCCCAAACAATGCTGCCAGGTTAGGAGGTATTCTATCTACTGCTAAAGTGTCAGCAGTAACTGGGAACAGCAACAATGAGACAAGTAAGGACCGCAGTATTCTGGACCTTCCTCCACTGCAAGTGGGCGATGTGGTCCAGCATTCCAGGAGGACGCGGTTCCAGGCTGCGGAGCCCTCGTTCAGTAAACAGCGCAGCCGGTCTGAAGTAGCTGCCAGTCGTTTCCGTCTCTCAAAGGACAAGAAAGTTGCCAAGTCCCTGgcagtgattgtgtgtgtatttggccTGTGCTGGGCTCCCTACACACTTTTAATGATCATCCGTGCCGCGTGTCATGCCCAGTGTGTCCAGCACTACCTGTATGAAATCTCTTTCTGGCTACTGTGGGTCAACTCCTCCATCAACCCTGTCCTTTACCCGCTGTGTCACACTAGCTTCAGAAAGGCTTTCAGAAAACTGCTTTGTACCACCAAGATTAAAATTCAGCCGCAGTATATGGAACAAATGTATTAAGCATGACCAATTTGCACGGACAACTATGGCCTCGTTCTGACAGTTTTACACTTGATCAGTTGTCTCATGTCAACGTAGGTGGACAGGTCGTATGAGTGTTGCACAACACTGGGTACAGATGGTCAAAATTAATATTGTCTTGTATTGCTGTGTAGTATGTGCGTGTTTTCAGATCTTACAACGTTTATTAGTCATTTTAGAACATGTAATGTCTGTTTTACATtgaacaataaataaatacatgcagCCACTCACCTCCACTGTTTATTTTCATGGCATCTACTTTAGACATCTGGCACCAGTGTTCAAAACCTTGTGTAACAGAGTATGTTAGCCTTTATATAGTATAGGCACAAACTCTTAGcttaatgacaaagaaaaacatgTTGCCAGCTGTGAAAATGATTCCTCTGGCCACTAACAGCCTGTCTCCATTGAACAGTCACCTAGCAACGGATGACATAAAACGGGTTAACAGCAGCAGTCAGTAGATAGCTAATTGAAACTCATTTGTTAAGCACGAGTCACAACTAAATACAACATTGACCATACTGAATGGTAGAAAACAAAACCAAATTAGTGTTTCTAAAAATACACCCTTAATAATAACCTTGTCTGTCTTTCATAGCACCCTGTGAGTCATTCTGTAAACAAATGTGAATCTCCCCTCATTTGCACTTCAGTGCACCGACTCAAAACTACAGGCTAGTAATCTGCAGCATAACAGAAGATGGACGACATGTAGGTTTAATAACAATTTGTTTATTTGTGCAAATGACATTGATGATACTTATTCTGTTTTTGCTGATTTACAAGTAGgtcatacatacaatacataggGTTCAAAATCCAGAAgacaacaagctgaatagaacccACCTCCAACGAAGATCTTTTAATCAATGTGGACGTCAAAGAAATGAAGGTTAGCCGCCACTGTATAAGCTCCAGTGACAAAAAGGGCAACATACACATCAGTTTCTCCTACCACTCATGGAGATAGCCAGAGCAGGTCTATGTAAAAGCATGCACCAACACACGCCGCTTAACTCTCTACAAATGGCTGCCAACCACAGAAGGCTGCaaccagaaaaaaaaaaaaaaaaagctcaaGCCAAATGAGTGAAgccgttgagagagagagagaggagggcaaagGAAAATCTACAGCCCAGGTGTTAGTCCGTGGAGAAGGGGTTGTTGGGTCACAGCGTGAGGTCAATGGAATAACTCTCCCCAGTACGACCTCATAATGACGCGACATTCTCTAAAAACAGGCATTATTTCATTCTTCTGCGTGACCATGAAATTATGACATACAGACAGAGGGGAGGCGAGTAGGGGTCAAAGTTTAAACATGTGCTTCCACTGGCTATATAATCTCCTTCGGAGGGTGACGACGGACGACAGAAATGGTCAAATATGAAGGAATGACAACACGCAGGAAGTGCAAGGCAGACCGCAGCCTGTACACCATGTATTCTCAAAAGCAACACCATTAAATGCAACACCTTATGCTAAAAATGGTAACATGAAATAAAGAGGGATGATAGAAGGAAGAAGAGTGAGGAGAAAAggatagagaaagggagatggaAGGCAGGTGTTGTTGGTGGGAATGGCATTTTTCCCTAATGGATGGAATCCCCTGGTGTGAGtgtacatgtgtctgtgtgtgtgtaaatatatatagatattttttttataagtGTAGCGAGCCCTACAGCACCAGGCCCTCATAAGCAGGTCCCTCGGCCTCCGGCGACTCTCTCTGCAGACGCAGGTGCTCCAGTGTGTTGTGGAAGTGTTTGTTGATCTGCTCCGTCTCCTCGCTGGCCTCCAGGTTTGGTAGGTCCTCTCGGATCTTCTGGATCAGCTGGTTCAGAACCTGGACCGTCACCTACAGGGGATCAAGACGTTTCATGATCTTAAATAATAATTTCAAACAGGTTGAAATTAGTTAGAAAAAACAACAATGTGTTACCTACTGTAGATATGCATAAATATACTCAGTTATAAAACAAATGTTATACAATGATTAAGCGGTAAAAATTATGTTAGTGTCTGAAATTGTCATGTCTATGGAGCCCCTGTTCTCAGTCCCTGGAGACCTAGTACCCTCTCTAGCTGTTAAAAAGAACCCCCTGATGCAGATGGGGTGTCTATCTGAGGAGAGTGGGCGGGTGAGCTGTAGCCTCCTGTCCTTCCCGCGCTGGTAAATAACCACCAACAGTGGGCGTCGCCTTGGAGTCCTAGCAAGTCCTAACACTGTTCCAATAAACTCAGAGAACAGGGGAGATTGGATGGCACCTCTCCAGGGAGCTCAATGTGACCCGGCTGCACTTGAAGTGCGTTGAATAGACATCAGGATTTCATAATGTAGGCCTGGTTCTGAACAAGCGTGTCAGGAATGAGTGGTAGTCCAGACGAGGAGGACGAGGGGGAAGAAATGTGCACATACCGCATCATTCTCTCTTTCGTAGAAACAGACGTATCGGTTCAGGATCTCAATGAAGAGCTGCACTTGCAATGACGGGTCCATGCACTGGTTGGCGATTTTCAGGGCCTTCTTTAAGCACTCCATCACCCTCTTCCCGTCACGAATCTGAGGACAGAGACACAGGCGAGGTGTAAAACTCTACCACGCATTCACACACATGCCACCTGTAATGAAGAAAGAGGAAGATGAAAGTGCTACGTGTTCGTAGTCACTTCAGCAGCAACCAATCATAGAACAAAGAGAACCTCGTCCTGCATTTCTCACGCTTCAATACTCTGATTATGTATGTCATTATACACAAGGAACCTTAGAATTACCACCCCGCTTTTTAAAAAAGTGGTTTTTTTAACCTCTCATCGGAACAGAAGACAAAGCATGGCAATCAGtcttaaataaagtttaaataaaataaatatgtctcaaaacTTGGTTACTAGACTGTTACTGCATGTCCTGTTACTATGGCGACACCATCTTTAGTACTGCACTGTTTCTACACAATAATTATATGTATTCCTCCTCTTTGTGATCACaacccccacctcctctccattCTTTTCAGTGTTGCGTCCGGACCAGAAGAGGTGTGCACAGATGCTGACGGCCCGACACTGGTCTGGCTTCTTGAGCAGTTTGGAGGCGGCGAGTGCACACTGTGTCCTCAGCGGTTCGTGGTTCTCCTCGCTGAAGCATTTCATTCTCTCAAACGTGCCGATGATCAGCGTGATGGCTGCTAGCTGAGCCTTGGAGTCGCTGATCTCATCCTCATACAGGGAGAAGGcctgggtgagggagggaggagggggttctCAGAGAAAACAGATATAGAAAAATTCCTCACCAAAATCAGTGGATCATTGCTACCAACACAGGGCACAAGTAAACCTAAGGCAAAGAGGGGTAGtgacctccctccctctttccaatATGTCACATTCTCAACCCATTTTATCCCCTGTACCTGTGACATGAACTCGTATGCCACAGTCTCGTGGTTCTCGAAGCCAATCTCTCCTGCGGCCAGCGCCCCCTGTAGGAAGagtctgaggggcagctcagccaGCTCAGCCTTGATCAGAGCACTGATGGTTTGGTGGGCAAATGAGAAGATCTTCTGGCACTTCTTCTCCCATTTATCATCCTGTGGGACGTGTTCAACAAAGAGGAAACAGTTCAAATCCACCTTCCTGTTTATTATAAATCATCCTCTTCCTAAAAAACTATATGTATACGGagcaaaaatattttaaaaaaacgcaacatgcaacaatttcaaagattttaccgagttacagttcatagaaggaaatcagtcaatttaaatcaattaattaatctatggatttcacatgactgggcagggtgaGCAGCCattggtgggcctgggagggcattgGCCCACTGACTTGGGAGACaagtccacccactggggagccaggcccagtcagaatgagtttttccccacaaaagggctttaattACAGACAAAAACTCCTcagcagcaccccccccccccccagatgatcccgcaggtgaagaagcaggaGGTGGAGTTCTATAGTTATGGTCGGcagttgtgaggcctgttggatgtacgtccaaattctctaaaacaacagcttaaggtagagaaattaacattaaattctctggcaatagctctgtTGGACATACCTGCAGTCAGCACCCTCCCACAACACTTGAAACAttggtggcattgtgttgtgtgacaaaactgcgcattttagagtggccttttattgtccccagcaccagTGTAACGATCATCCTGTTATATCAGCTTCTTTATATATCTCACACccctcaggtggatggattatttaggcaaaggagaaatgctcagtaacagggatgtaaacaaatttgcatttgagagagaaaaaaagctttgtgtgtatggaacatttctgggatcttgtatttcagctcatgaaaaatgggaccaacactttgcgtttatatttttgttccgtgaagttaggggaagggttacgTACTGATGAAGAGTTCTCTTTGTAGCGGAAGGCCAGCTGATAGGCAGAAAACACCAGCGGTGGAAGAGTGTAGCGAATCCTCTGGTTCCCCCCAGCACCAAAGTGCTTCCTGGCTGTATTCAGGATCTGAAGAACATGACGGAGACCTCCATTAACACATAAAACACATCTCCTGAAAACACATGGATACTGTGCCGGAATTCAACTGTACGGTGAGCTAGGCTTACCAGATACTGTTGGTCGGGGTCGTCGGAAAGCAGCAGATGGATAAAGCGACCCACAAGGCTCTGCTCCTCAGCAAAGTCCTCTGGGTCGGGGTCTTCAGCGGGCTGGTCTGGCTGGTCCTGGATCAGTGTCGACACCAGGGTCAAGATGGCATCCAccttgagggagagagaaagcagtgCTTCAGCAGTGAGATatttacagtgctttcagaaagtactTTTTCCACAAAATACAAATGGATCAAATTGAGACTGTCactgaggccaatggtgattttaaagcAATTACAAAGTTTAatgtctgtgataggagaaagctgaggatggatcaacaacattgtagttacctCAGAATACTAACCTATATGACagtgaaaaggaggaagcctgtacagaataacaatATTCCATATCATACATCCTGTTgacaataaggcactaaagtaatactgctaaaaatgtggcaaataaatgcactttttgtcctgaatacacaacgttatatttggggcaaatccaacaacacgtcaccgagtaccactcttcacattttcaagcatggtgatagctgcatcatgttatgggtatgctttgtCATCAGGAAGGACTAGGAAGTTATTTAGGATAAAAACAAACATAATAGAGctaaggcaaaatcctagaggaaaaccaggttcagtctgctttccaacagaaactggaagacaaattcacctttcagcagggaaataaggccaaatctacaccgaagttgcttaccaagaagacattgaatgttcccgagtggcctagttacagttttgccAAATTGGCTTAAAACTCCAAGGCAAGAGTTGAAAATGACAATCAAGTAATGACCaataaccaacttgacagagcatgaagaattttaaaataaataaaaaagtgcaAATATTATTCAATCCAGGTTTGCAAAGCTACTTAGAGACTGACccaaaaacactcacagctgtaatcgttgccaaaggtgattgtaacatgtattgactcagggggttgaatacttatctaatcaattTCAAAATAATAGaattttccactttgacattacagagtattatGTGTGAACCGTTGACAAAAAAGACCACTTCGTAAcataaaatgtgaaaaaagtaaaaaggggtgtaaatactttctgaaggcacaatcATCAACACGCTTTCTTGAGCAGACTGGAAAGGGCAATAAGCAgcgaaaaaataaaatacatattttttaaagaaaataaataTCAACAAACGGCAAGTATATTGTAATAGAGTTGAAGTTATATCACAGTCAAAAAGGTATGGGTGAAGATCGTTATATACGTTTGAGAGAaaggctttttttttttaaaggcctcTTATGGCATTAATGGGAAATCAACGTTTTCTTGGAGTCCCACTAAGAGCTCTCTTAGAAAAGACGTGCTCTGAATCATGGTTCACATTGACCTTTTCCAAATAGAAAAGTTAGAAAAGGTTAACGTGCCTTGAACAGCCAA encodes the following:
- the LOC135554144 gene encoding histamine H3 receptor-like, yielding MQPESLLMGAGSSRAVTSHWKSNEMLNWSVVTQGNATALGDLEMPANPRSHYGQFSPSTSVFLAVLMTLLVFTTVLGNALVILAFVVEKSLRTQGNFFFFNLAIADLLVGGFCIPAYIPYVITGEWGLGRGLCKIWLVVDYTLCTASVFNIVLISFDRFISVTRAVSYRCQKGVTREAVLKMLSVWLAAFLLYGPAIIIWEYIAGSSVVPDKECHAEFYFNWYFLMTASTVEFFTPFVTVMYFNISIYINIRRRNQVRDEQPVEGPGDSEMEALKAGVTRVFFVRPVDGEAPSIPNNAARLGGILSTAKVSAVTGNSNNETSKDRSILDLPPLQVGDVVQHSRRTRFQAAEPSFSKQRSRSEVAASRFRLSKDKKVAKSLAVIVCVFGLCWAPYTLLMIIRAACHAQCVQHYLYEISFWLLWVNSSINPVLYPLCHTSFRKAFRKLLCTTKIKIQPQYMEQMY